From the genome of Candidatus Jidaibacter acanthamoeba, one region includes:
- a CDS encoding GspE/PulE family protein, with the protein MSMGYDNRPDDEGFSPEQKKKNTYAAIEEINEKAMRILKEHGANIAESEELISSLNYSDSSGSNPKEVTISLEEALLSKGLISKDQLQVALKQQKEAKDKQDLGKTLIDLGFITETALAEAFAESSGIETLDLKATALDVDLIRKIPKTIASQYKILPISLDGDKLHVVTTDVYNIVAFDQIKRFFDKHIQVVAQYANESQINDVIEQYYEYEMKVEGILKEIEAELEKGRNLSADDQGYLNPTVRLVDAILFDAIRRGASDIHLEPENNFVRLRYRIDGQLMQILTFHKEYWSAIAVRIKILSSMNIAETRSPQDGRISYVVMGRTVDFRVSTQPTVHGENIVARILDKAKALVSLKDLGLSEYNIELLFRLLKRPEGIIIVTGPTGSGKSTTLYSILSFINSINVNIMTLEDPVEYQLSLIRQSGVREGTGMNFADGIRSMMRQDPDIIFVGEVRDKDTASMTIRAAMTGHQVFTTLHTNDSVGAIPRLMDLGIKGSLLAGTIICMVAQRLARKLCIECKEEYSPDELECKILGISAETSPKLYKHKGCPKCYDSGYKGRVAIMEILAVDEEIDDMISREASRKQILSYAKENGFIAMAQDGINKVLEGTIDIEELIGTVDMTERMK; encoded by the coding sequence ATGAGTATGGGATATGATAATCGTCCGGATGACGAAGGGTTCTCACCTGAGCAGAAGAAAAAGAATACTTATGCTGCAATTGAAGAGATCAATGAAAAAGCAATGCGCATACTCAAAGAGCATGGGGCAAACATTGCAGAAAGTGAAGAACTTATATCTAGCTTAAATTATTCCGATTCATCCGGTTCTAATCCCAAAGAAGTAACTATTTCTTTGGAAGAAGCGCTTTTAAGTAAAGGATTAATTTCTAAAGATCAGTTGCAGGTTGCTTTAAAGCAGCAGAAAGAAGCTAAAGATAAACAGGATTTAGGTAAAACCCTTATTGATTTAGGGTTCATAACAGAAACAGCTTTAGCCGAAGCTTTTGCCGAATCATCGGGTATAGAAACTTTAGATTTGAAAGCGACTGCGCTTGATGTAGATTTAATCAGAAAAATCCCAAAAACAATAGCTAGTCAATATAAGATTCTCCCGATCTCTCTGGATGGAGATAAACTGCACGTAGTGACTACCGATGTCTATAATATTGTAGCTTTCGATCAGATAAAAAGGTTTTTTGACAAACATATCCAAGTGGTTGCTCAGTATGCCAATGAATCGCAAATCAACGATGTAATTGAGCAATACTACGAATATGAAATGAAGGTTGAGGGGATTTTAAAAGAAATTGAAGCTGAGCTTGAAAAGGGGCGTAATTTATCAGCTGATGACCAAGGGTATTTGAACCCTACCGTAAGACTTGTAGATGCAATTTTATTCGACGCAATAAGAAGAGGAGCCTCGGATATTCACCTGGAACCTGAAAATAATTTTGTAAGGTTGAGGTATAGAATTGACGGTCAGCTAATGCAGATCCTTACCTTTCATAAAGAATATTGGTCGGCAATTGCGGTAAGGATAAAAATCCTTTCTTCCATGAATATAGCTGAAACCAGAAGCCCTCAGGATGGAAGAATTTCTTATGTCGTAATGGGAAGAACCGTTGATTTTAGGGTTTCAACCCAGCCGACGGTTCATGGTGAAAACATTGTCGCAAGGATATTGGATAAAGCTAAGGCTTTAGTTTCTTTAAAAGATTTAGGGCTTTCGGAGTATAATATAGAACTTTTATTCCGCCTCTTGAAACGCCCTGAAGGCATTATAATTGTAACCGGGCCTACAGGCAGCGGTAAAAGTACCACCCTTTATTCTATACTCTCATTTATAAATTCGATTAATGTAAATATAATGACTCTGGAAGATCCGGTTGAATATCAGCTTTCCTTGATAAGGCAAAGCGGGGTTAGAGAGGGAACGGGAATGAATTTTGCCGATGGTATCAGGTCAATGATGCGTCAGGATCCCGATATAATTTTCGTCGGAGAGGTGAGAGATAAAGATACCGCCTCAATGACGATAAGAGCGGCAATGACCGGGCACCAGGTTTTTACTACTCTTCATACCAATGATTCGGTGGGTGCTATTCCAAGATTAATGGATTTAGGGATTAAAGGTTCGTTACTCGCCGGAACAATTATTTGCATGGTTGCCCAAAGGCTTGCAAGAAAACTTTGTATTGAATGCAAAGAAGAATATAGTCCGGATGAGCTTGAGTGTAAAATTTTAGGAATTAGTGCTGAAACTTCGCCTAAGCTTTATAAGCATAAAGGTTGCCCTAAATGCTATGATTCAGGGTATAAAGGTAGGGTAGCAATTATGGAGATCCTTGCAGTAGATGAGGAAATTGACGATATGATTTCCAGGGAAGCATCCCGTAAACAAATTTTAAGCTATGCTAAGGAAAACGGTTTTATCGCTATGGCACAGGATGGAATTAATAAAGTATTAGAGGGAACTATCGATATTGAGGAGTTAATCGGCACTGTCGATATGACGGAGAGGATGAAATAA
- the truA gene encoding tRNA pseudouridine(38-40) synthase TruA — MKRYRITIEYDGTGLVGWQRQRTGISVQGLIEESIYKLSMENVTVYGAGRTDAGVHAYAQVAHFDLVKEFPPHKIRDALNHFLQPNLVSIIKAEQVASDFHARFDAKQRSYIYKIVNRSSPLTLDNNKAWHVIKKLNIRDMQEAADFLIGKHDLSSFRSVYCQSDTSIKSIDEIKILENCNEVLINIAAPSFLHNQVRIIVGTLVKIGKGEWNVEKMKEIIAARNRTAAGSTAPPYGLYFKNVIY; from the coding sequence TTGAAACGGTATAGGATTACAATAGAGTATGATGGAACCGGCCTGGTCGGTTGGCAACGCCAAAGGACGGGTATCTCAGTTCAAGGGCTTATAGAAGAAAGTATTTATAAGTTATCTATGGAGAATGTTACCGTTTACGGCGCAGGAAGAACCGATGCCGGAGTTCATGCATATGCACAAGTTGCACACTTCGATTTGGTAAAAGAATTCCCTCCGCATAAAATTAGAGATGCACTGAATCATTTTCTGCAACCTAATTTAGTATCGATTATCAAAGCTGAGCAAGTAGCTTCTGATTTTCACGCCAGATTTGATGCAAAGCAAAGAAGCTACATTTATAAGATAGTTAACAGAAGCTCTCCTTTAACGTTGGATAATAATAAAGCGTGGCATGTAATTAAAAAATTAAATATACGCGATATGCAGGAAGCGGCCGATTTCTTGATCGGTAAGCATGATCTCTCGAGTTTTAGATCCGTATATTGTCAATCTGATACTTCGATTAAGTCTATAGATGAAATTAAAATTTTAGAAAACTGCAATGAAGTATTAATTAACATTGCCGCACCGTCATTTTTACATAATCAAGTGAGGATAATTGTCGGGACGCTGGTAAAAATAGGGAAGGGAGAATGGAATGTTGAAAAGATGAAGGAAATTATTGCAGCTAGGAATAGAACTGCAGCCGGCTCAACTGCGCCTCCTTACGGCTTATATTTTAAAAATGTAATATACTGA
- the recJ gene encoding single-stranded-DNA-specific exonuclease RecJ produces the protein MLAESNNAEGIKFGRSIRGLDWKFEEGCERTIRTLCQKLNINEVLARILYNRDVKTAEEAENFLDPKLKNLIHNPFALKDMDKASKRIIDAINNKEKICVFGDYDVDGATSSALLKRFFRDLNIEIGVYIPNRLKEGYGPNKLAFDKLKEEGYSLVITVDCGIVSFEPLKHAKDIGLEVIIVDHHLGIEQLPEAIAVINPNRFDEDFPYKYMAAVGVAFMVTVALRAKLREEDWFVKNNIKEPDLLKLLDLVALGTVCDVMILKGVNRAFVTQGLKIIAKRGNVGIATLANLVKLDSEPKAHHLGYVFGPRINAGGRVGEGILGTYLLSTECPKEAYNIAMQLEKYNEERRSIEIKALEEAIEQIEKNRLYNNSIMLVQSKDWHIGILGILASKLKEKYSRPAGVMVIKEDTAKGSARSITGLDLGRALASAKTEGLLLEGGGHAMAGGFTVEISKMQPFCDYLINKLDIGAEPFIKAKELHIDHVLSVASVNHKLIEDINIAAPYGSGNPAPKFALHDVIITRALIVGGYHVMVIVTDKKVDRGNKVQKCILFKGSETDLGQFLLNSIGKKINIAGTIQASSFDKNKIDFIIEDASVNE, from the coding sequence ATGTTAGCTGAGTCAAACAATGCCGAGGGCATTAAGTTTGGCAGGTCGATTAGAGGATTAGATTGGAAGTTTGAAGAAGGTTGCGAAAGGACAATTAGAACTTTATGCCAGAAACTTAATATTAATGAGGTTTTGGCTAGAATACTTTATAATAGAGATGTAAAAACTGCTGAAGAAGCGGAAAACTTTTTAGACCCTAAACTTAAAAACTTAATCCACAATCCATTTGCCTTAAAAGATATGGATAAAGCATCTAAGCGAATAATCGATGCTATTAATAATAAAGAAAAAATTTGTGTTTTCGGCGACTATGATGTGGATGGTGCTACTTCAAGTGCGTTACTAAAAAGATTCTTTAGAGATTTAAATATTGAAATCGGTGTCTATATACCGAACCGCCTCAAGGAAGGATATGGCCCCAATAAGCTGGCTTTCGACAAGCTTAAAGAAGAAGGTTATAGCTTAGTAATCACGGTAGATTGCGGAATAGTTTCCTTTGAGCCGCTTAAACATGCAAAAGATATCGGGCTTGAAGTAATTATAGTTGACCACCATTTAGGGATAGAACAACTGCCCGAAGCCATAGCCGTAATAAACCCTAACCGATTTGACGAAGATTTTCCTTATAAATATATGGCTGCCGTCGGAGTGGCATTTATGGTAACGGTTGCTCTAAGAGCTAAACTGAGAGAAGAGGATTGGTTTGTAAAAAACAATATAAAAGAGCCTGATTTGCTCAAACTTTTAGATCTTGTTGCTCTTGGCACCGTTTGTGATGTTATGATATTAAAAGGAGTTAATAGAGCATTTGTTACCCAGGGTCTTAAGATTATCGCAAAGCGCGGCAATGTAGGAATTGCTACTTTAGCTAACCTGGTTAAACTTGATTCCGAGCCGAAAGCACACCATTTAGGTTACGTTTTCGGCCCCCGTATCAATGCGGGAGGCAGAGTCGGTGAGGGTATACTGGGAACCTACCTTCTTTCTACCGAATGTCCTAAAGAAGCATATAATATTGCAATGCAGCTGGAAAAATATAATGAAGAAAGACGCTCTATCGAGATAAAAGCTTTAGAAGAAGCTATTGAACAGATTGAAAAAAACCGGCTTTATAATAATTCAATTATGCTGGTGCAAAGCAAGGATTGGCATATCGGAATTCTCGGCATTCTCGCAAGTAAATTAAAAGAAAAATATTCCAGACCAGCCGGAGTTATGGTAATAAAAGAAGATACCGCTAAAGGCTCGGCACGTTCGATCACAGGCCTTGATTTAGGCAGGGCACTGGCAAGCGCTAAAACTGAAGGTTTACTCCTTGAAGGCGGAGGTCATGCTATGGCCGGCGGGTTTACCGTTGAAATTTCTAAAATGCAGCCGTTTTGTGATTATCTGATTAATAAATTAGATATAGGTGCAGAGCCTTTCATTAAAGCAAAGGAATTACATATTGATCATGTTCTTTCCGTTGCTTCCGTGAACCATAAATTAATTGAAGATATCAACATAGCCGCGCCTTACGGTAGCGGCAACCCCGCGCCTAAATTCGCTCTTCATGACGTCATCATAACCCGTGCTCTCATAGTTGGCGGCTATCATGTTATGGTTATTGTTACCGATAAAAAAGTCGACAGGGGTAATAAAGTGCAGAAATGTATTTTATTTAAAGGCTCGGAAACGGATTTAGGACAATTTTTGCTGAATAGTATCGGCAAAAAAATTAACATTGCCGGTACTATTCAAGCGAGTAGTTTCGATAAAAATAAAATTGATTTTATTATAGAAGATGCATCCGTAAATGAATAA
- a CDS encoding NAD(P)H-dependent glycerol-3-phosphate dehydrogenase, giving the protein MNKCFKNILVIGDGAWGSALAITAADNIEKVIIYSRDLKVVDSINKNNINPKSFPSIKLPTNISATDEPASFKKAKLILIAIPAQVLRKFLSDFKEYISNNVPIVICAKGIENNTLNLMSEVCRQIIPQNTIAILSGPNFASEIAVKKLSASLIACAQEEMGVTIARALSNPAFRCYYSNDIIGVQIAGAAKNVIAIAAGILEGLNLGENAKAALVTRGLNEITRLSIALNGNLETSLGLAGMGDLILTCGSRTSRNMSLGFMLASGKPIGEILNENGTYEGYPTSHSINALCEKLNLDLPIFKAIYKILYQGSNIEKEIDLLVNRPLKAEKF; this is encoded by the coding sequence ATGAATAAGTGCTTTAAAAATATTTTAGTTATCGGCGATGGGGCATGGGGCTCGGCACTAGCAATTACTGCGGCAGATAATATAGAAAAAGTAATTATATACAGCCGGGATTTAAAGGTAGTTGATTCAATTAACAAGAATAATATTAACCCAAAAAGCTTCCCTTCTATAAAGTTACCCACTAACATATCAGCAACCGATGAGCCTGCTTCTTTTAAAAAAGCGAAGTTAATTTTAATTGCTATTCCCGCGCAGGTTTTAAGAAAATTTTTATCGGATTTCAAGGAATATATTTCAAATAATGTTCCTATAGTCATCTGTGCTAAGGGCATAGAAAACAACACATTAAATTTAATGAGCGAAGTATGTAGGCAAATCATACCTCAGAACACTATTGCTATTCTTTCAGGGCCTAACTTTGCCAGTGAAATTGCCGTAAAAAAACTCTCGGCATCTCTTATTGCATGTGCACAGGAAGAAATGGGGGTTACCATTGCTCGTGCGCTCAGCAACCCTGCGTTCAGATGTTATTACTCAAATGATATTATAGGCGTACAAATTGCCGGAGCTGCAAAAAACGTGATTGCTATTGCGGCAGGTATTCTTGAAGGCTTAAATTTAGGAGAGAATGCCAAAGCAGCTTTAGTTACTCGCGGATTAAATGAAATAACCCGTTTATCAATTGCGCTCAATGGCAATTTGGAAACCTCGTTAGGTTTAGCGGGTATGGGGGATTTAATTTTAACCTGCGGCAGCAGAACCTCACGTAATATGAGTTTAGGGTTTATGCTTGCAAGCGGTAAACCGATCGGAGAAATCTTAAATGAAAACGGGACTTATGAAGGGTACCCTACCTCACACTCAATTAATGCATTATGCGAAAAATTAAACTTGGATTTACCTATATTTAAGGCGATATATAAGATTCTTTACCAAGGAAGCAATATAGAAAAAGAAATTGATCTACTGGTTAACCGCCCGCTTAAAGCCGAGAAGTTTTAA
- a CDS encoding ankyrin repeat domain-containing protein codes for MKELREKYDSLRFNDAEYYNSKNRLIYTLESIEIIETIILKNEKINSMEEVAFILLNLQFIGSAQEQLARNFTEKHVKLASLSFAHAEGKTNKNWFGHDRLAIAHATNIQELISYWCSDNQSTLDYIFKLKDTIRETLCEGRILEEPSILTLNNNVEIKFEAGMLPLISQSYQAPNIRKASDKALFNIRETYNLIRPFIEPNDLNHDTFIKSPLRQALILLAVQVIWENLKDYMQKKRIHNTPENWQLLREHRNRIAHGLLFRNLVRNTTLLWEDVINLPHIIDIEMIEHTLKDKYKDTKKHEDLKTIIIKTDLATKERGKNKEKEKEVERAVVKTNHIKKGKEKGDSPYGVNLLSIQSPEEIRRGIIREIFLNLTSKDYEAFTDNIKRININEPLIFELNEEVRYEELISGRSSRIQKRLEQSNKKINFIRDHPELYAKENLDIDQLLNSESKLAYLKEILLEEAFEQFGLNQVYAEYTFEVSKGFVFDFNPTFNSKCKVPKNYALHILSWCLLNGDLKAAGILLDHGANINITVLDDFTFPHSLLHDYINREQIEVIKFLLKNGIDPNIVDNLGNTPLSFAIDTNYREAMNLLIKFGADIEFTPRLDIKKLISTPGSKDFLHIMESPFCRSLKGELAITVDLIKAVISQDGLEKMKRVLSAKSLILTPGRRISTDSVGFALHYNIKASKLITTLAEICIYSVSEYRALYEAILLNNSEGIAQFFVDKNSQMICNIFKYKIPIFLSHRAESEVNPLGKEGLSILQFSQAMDYPQITEQLKQIFSEALNGIKALTFTERLDNEKGKPDSYRGV; via the coding sequence ATGAAAGAATTAAGAGAAAAGTATGATAGTTTACGTTTTAATGACGCGGAATACTATAATAGTAAGAATAGACTTATATATACTCTTGAAAGTATAGAAATTATAGAAACCATAATCTTAAAAAACGAAAAGATTAACTCTATGGAAGAGGTGGCGTTTATATTATTAAATTTACAGTTTATCGGCTCAGCACAGGAACAGCTTGCTCGCAACTTTACTGAAAAGCATGTCAAACTTGCAAGCCTGAGTTTTGCACATGCAGAAGGGAAAACAAATAAAAATTGGTTTGGGCATGACAGATTAGCTATAGCTCATGCAACAAATATACAAGAGCTAATATCATATTGGTGCTCAGATAATCAATCAACCTTAGACTATATATTTAAACTAAAAGATACAATTAGAGAAACATTATGCGAAGGCCGTATTTTAGAAGAACCAAGCATATTAACGCTAAATAACAATGTAGAAATTAAGTTTGAAGCCGGGATGCTACCTTTAATATCCCAATCATATCAAGCACCGAATATTAGGAAAGCTTCTGATAAAGCATTATTTAATATTCGAGAAACATATAATTTAATTCGCCCCTTCATAGAACCTAATGATTTAAACCATGATACCTTTATTAAATCACCGCTGAGACAAGCTTTAATTTTACTTGCCGTACAGGTTATCTGGGAAAATCTTAAAGATTATATGCAAAAGAAAAGAATACATAATACTCCTGAGAACTGGCAGCTTTTAAGGGAACATAGAAATAGAATAGCACATGGTTTACTCTTTAGAAACTTAGTAAGGAATACAACTTTATTATGGGAAGATGTAATAAATTTACCCCATATCATTGATATAGAAATGATAGAACATACCTTAAAAGATAAATATAAGGATACTAAAAAACACGAAGATCTGAAAACAATAATTATAAAAACCGATTTAGCTACTAAAGAAAGAGGTAAAAATAAAGAAAAAGAGAAGGAAGTAGAAAGGGCGGTTGTAAAAACAAATCATATAAAGAAAGGGAAAGAAAAAGGAGATAGTCCCTATGGTGTTAACTTATTGTCTATACAATCGCCTGAAGAGATTAGAAGAGGCATAATAAGAGAAATATTCCTTAATCTTACGTCTAAGGATTATGAAGCTTTTACTGATAATATAAAAAGGATTAATATAAATGAACCCTTAATATTTGAGTTAAATGAAGAGGTAAGATATGAAGAACTTATAAGCGGTAGATCATCACGTATTCAAAAAAGATTGGAGCAAAGTAATAAAAAAATAAATTTTATTAGGGATCATCCGGAGCTGTACGCTAAAGAAAATTTAGATATAGATCAGCTTTTAAATTCAGAATCAAAGCTTGCTTATTTAAAAGAAATACTTTTAGAAGAAGCATTCGAACAATTTGGGTTAAATCAAGTTTATGCAGAGTATACTTTTGAGGTTTCTAAAGGATTTGTTTTTGATTTTAACCCCACGTTTAATTCAAAATGTAAAGTCCCTAAAAATTATGCTTTGCATATTTTGTCGTGGTGCCTTTTAAATGGGGACTTAAAAGCTGCTGGAATTTTGCTGGATCATGGGGCAAATATTAATATAACTGTTCTTGATGACTTTACATTTCCGCATTCCTTATTACATGATTATATTAATAGAGAACAAATTGAAGTAATAAAATTTTTATTAAAAAATGGTATAGACCCAAATATTGTTGATAACTTAGGTAATACTCCTTTATCTTTTGCTATCGATACAAATTATAGAGAAGCAATGAACCTGCTGATTAAATTTGGCGCTGATATTGAGTTTACTCCCCGACTTGACATAAAAAAGCTTATATCCACTCCTGGAAGTAAAGATTTTTTACATATAATGGAATCACCCTTTTGTAGAAGTTTAAAAGGAGAACTTGCGATAACGGTTGACCTAATTAAAGCGGTCATCTCTCAAGATGGTTTAGAGAAAATGAAACGAGTTTTATCTGCTAAATCATTAATACTCACCCCGGGGCGTAGAATTTCTACGGATAGCGTTGGGTTCGCATTACATTATAATATTAAAGCATCAAAATTAATTACTACACTTGCAGAAATTTGCATCTATTCTGTAAGTGAATATAGAGCTTTATATGAAGCTATATTGCTTAATAATTCCGAAGGTATTGCGCAATTCTTTGTTGATAAAAATTCTCAAATGATTTGTAATATTTTTAAATATAAAATCCCTATTTTTTTAAGTCATAGAGCAGAATCAGAAGTTAACCCTTTAGGAAAAGAAGGATTAAGCATCTTACAGTTTTCTCAAGCAATGGATTACCCGCAAATAACTGAACAACTTAAACAAATATTTAGCGAGGCGCTTAACGGCATTAAAGCCTTAACTTTTACCGAGCGCCTAGATAATGAAAAAGGAAAACCTGATTCATATAGAGGAGTATAG
- the hemA gene encoding 5-aminolevulinate synthase, whose translation MPQYLEIFQQALDKVKDEGRYRVFTELKYSENSSPKAFCPRLNRMITVWCSNDYLGMSRHPKVVEAMVETAKVMGVGAGGTRNISGNSMPIVELERELSELHEKEMALVFTSGYVANQATLSTLTKILPDVVMFSDEANHASMIHGVKDGRAEKKVFKHNDLEDLEKSLKETQIWRPKLILFESVYSMLGDIAPVKEICDLAAKYNALTYIDEVHSVGLYGERGAGIAQMQGVMDRVDIIQGTMAKAYGVIGGYIAGKKVIIDAIRSYAPGFIFTTALPPAVAAAATQSIRHLKTSDFERKKHQEVVSKLKEKLDKVKIQYYQNETHIIPVHIGDPILSKMISTRLLEDYGLYVQHINFPTVPKGKERLRITPTPFHTEQMMDELVSALSAVFKQFELPVAA comes from the coding sequence ATGCCGCAGTATTTAGAAATTTTTCAGCAAGCCTTAGATAAGGTGAAAGACGAAGGGAGATACAGAGTATTTACCGAGTTAAAATATTCGGAAAACTCGTCGCCTAAAGCGTTTTGTCCACGGCTGAATAGAATGATAACTGTATGGTGTAGTAATGACTATTTAGGTATGAGTCGTCACCCTAAAGTTGTTGAAGCAATGGTGGAAACAGCAAAAGTTATGGGTGTGGGTGCCGGAGGCACCAGGAACATCTCTGGAAACAGTATGCCTATAGTTGAGCTTGAAAGAGAACTGTCCGAGTTGCATGAAAAGGAAATGGCTTTAGTTTTTACTTCCGGCTATGTGGCAAATCAGGCAACGCTTTCAACACTTACTAAAATTTTACCCGATGTAGTTATGTTTTCGGATGAAGCTAATCATGCTTCCATGATACACGGAGTTAAAGATGGTAGAGCTGAGAAGAAAGTATTTAAACATAATGATCTTGAAGATCTGGAAAAAAGCTTAAAAGAAACCCAAATTTGGCGACCGAAGCTGATTTTATTCGAATCGGTTTATTCGATGCTCGGGGATATTGCTCCCGTTAAAGAGATTTGTGATCTTGCAGCAAAGTATAATGCCCTCACTTATATTGATGAAGTCCACTCAGTCGGATTATATGGGGAGAGGGGAGCAGGGATTGCCCAAATGCAAGGGGTAATGGATAGGGTGGATATTATTCAAGGCACCATGGCAAAAGCTTATGGGGTAATCGGCGGGTATATTGCAGGAAAAAAAGTAATTATTGATGCAATAAGAAGCTACGCGCCCGGATTTATTTTTACCACTGCGCTTCCGCCTGCGGTTGCTGCTGCTGCCACTCAAAGTATCAGACATTTAAAAACATCCGATTTTGAACGTAAAAAGCATCAGGAAGTAGTAAGTAAGTTAAAAGAGAAGCTTGATAAGGTTAAAATACAATATTATCAAAATGAAACTCATATAATCCCTGTCCATATCGGAGACCCGATTTTATCAAAAATGATATCAACCAGGTTACTTGAAGATTATGGATTATATGTTCAGCACATTAATTTCCCGACCGTACCGAAAGGAAAAGAAAGGTTGAGAATTACCCCAACCCCGTTCCATACCGAGCAGATGATGGATGAATTGGTGAGCGCATTATCCGCTGTATTCAAGCAGTTTGAACTGCCTGTAGCCGCATAA